From a single Candidatus Schekmanbacteria bacterium genomic region:
- a CDS encoding dual specificity protein phosphatase family protein has protein sequence MRKVFFSKRIAFYISVTVPVMFIIFVLLSLLGNEKLSFSKPGNYFIIKDKILSRSAQPSFLGFMFLRVNGVKSIINLREEEDDSEHGINFLGFNNYLNIKIKDYSVPTDDQIIAFLNFVTNPENQPVHVHCRSGKGRAGLMEVIYRYSVDGSPIRKSINLTRRHHKISDTQIEWLLQWASNKKPQWFSLRQNI, from the coding sequence ATGAGAAAAGTTTTTTTCAGTAAAAGAATAGCTTTTTACATCTCCGTAACCGTGCCAGTCATGTTCATTATTTTTGTCCTGTTAAGTTTATTAGGCAATGAGAAATTATCTTTTTCGAAACCGGGCAATTATTTCATAATCAAGGATAAGATCCTTAGCCGTTCCGCCCAGCCCAGCTTTCTTGGATTCATGTTTCTCAGGGTTAATGGGGTAAAATCAATCATTAATCTCCGGGAAGAGGAAGATGACAGCGAACATGGTATAAATTTTCTTGGGTTTAACAATTATTTAAATATAAAAATTAAAGACTATTCTGTCCCTACAGATGACCAAATAATCGCATTTTTAAATTTTGTGACAAACCCTGAAAACCAACCCGTTCATGTGCACTGCCGCTCCGGAAAAGGAAGAGCGGGGTTAATGGAAGTAATATATCGTTATTCCGTTGATGGAAGCCCTATTCGAAAATCAATAAACCTGACACGACGACATCATAAAATCTCAGATACACAGATAGAATGGTTATTACAATGGGCTTCTAACAAAAAGCCCCAATGGTTTTCTTTGCGGCAGAATATATAA
- a CDS encoding cold-shock protein, with translation MIQGTVKWFNESKGYGFISHEGGTDVFVHFKAIVKDGFKSLSEGDRVEFEIQEGQKGPNAVNVKVL, from the coding sequence ATGATTCAAGGAACAGTTAAGTGGTTCAATGAAAGCAAAGGCTACGGGTTCATCTCTCATGAAGGTGGCACTGATGTTTTTGTGCACTTTAAAGCCATCGTGAAAGACGGTTTTAAGTCTTTATCTGAGGGAGATAGAGTAGAGTTTGAGATTCAGGAAGGACAAAAAGGACCGAATGCAGTTAATGTAAAGGTTCTGTAG